AGAGCTACCAGATCAACTAGAAGATTTAGAAGATGGTTACCGTAAGCTCTTAGATGCCAACTATTATTTTGCTGAGACAGATATCGAAGCGCGTTTCCAACTGCTTTATGAGGCTCTCAAGAAAAATCATGAGAATATTGCTAAACTAGAATTGGATAATGCCGAGTACGAAAATACTCAAATCCAAGAAGAGATTAATGCACTTTACGATATCTTTACAAGAGAAATTGCAGCACAGAAAGTGGTAGAAGGTTTAGTAGCAACACTTCCTACTTATCTGCAACATATGAAGGAAAATAATGCTTTATTGATAGAAGATATTGAGCGTTTGAGCAAGAACTATTTACTTTCTGAGTCAGATGCAAGTCATGTTCATAGATTGCAAGCTGAGTTAGAGTCTTTGGAAGAATCTGTATTAGAATTAACTTCAGAACAAGAGGAACATTCTGAGCCATATTCATTACTTGAAGAACGTTTGGAAAACTTACAAGCGACTTTGAAAGAAATTGAGGATGAACAAGTTGAACTTAGTCAACGTCTTGCTCAGATTGAAAAAGATGATATCAATGCACGTCAAAAGGCAAATGTATATGTTAATCGTCTCCATACCATCAAGAGATATATGGAAAAACGGAACCTACCTGGTATTCCACAAACTTTCTTGAAGTTATTCTTTACAGCAAGTAATAATACGGAAGATTTAATGGCTGAATTAGAACAAAACTTAGTTAATATAGAGTCAGTTAACCGTATTCTTGAAATTGCAACGAATGATATGGAAGAGCTTGAGGCGGAAACTTATAATATTGTACAATATGCAACCTTGACAGAACAACTCTTGCAATATTCTAACCGCTACCGCTCATTTGATGAACGCATTCAAGAAGCCTTCAATGAAGCTTTAGATATTTTTGAGAAAGAATTTGATTATCATGCTTCGTTTGACAAGATTTCTCAAGCATTGGAAGTGGCAGAGCCTGGTGTAACCAACCGCTTTGTTACCTCAT
Above is a genomic segment from Streptococcus mitis containing:
- a CDS encoding septation ring formation regulator EzrA (acts to negatively regulates ftsZ ring formation by modulating the frequency and position of the ftsZ ring formation); translated protein: MSGSLVVYLIIAIAIILLISYAIAIYVRKRNESKLAILEEKKEELYNLPVNDEVEAVKNMHLIGQSQVTFREWNQKWVDLSLNSFADIENNLFEAEGYNNSFRFFKASHQIDQIESQITLIEEDIAAIRNALADLEKQESKNSGRVLHTLDLFEELQHRVADHSEEYGQGLSEIEKQLENIQSEFSQFVTLNSSGDPVEAAVILDNAENHILALTHIVDRIPAIVTTLSKELPDQLEDLEDGYRKLLDANYYFAETDIEARFQLLYEALKKNHENIAKLELDNAEYENTQIQEEINALYDIFTREIAAQKVVEGLVATLPTYLQHMKENNALLIEDIERLSKNYLLSESDASHVHRLQAELESLEESVLELTSEQEEHSEPYSLLEERLENLQATLKEIEDEQVELSQRLAQIEKDDINARQKANVYVNRLHTIKRYMEKRNLPGIPQTFLKLFFTASNNTEDLMAELEQNLVNIESVNRILEIATNDMEELEAETYNIVQYATLTEQLLQYSNRYRSFDERIQEAFNEALDIFEKEFDYHASFDKISQALEVAEPGVTNRFVTSYEKTRETIRF